One window from the genome of Sphingomicrobium arenosum encodes:
- the thrS gene encoding threonine--tRNA ligase: MTEMVKISLPDGSVKEMDAGATPHDVAASIGPGLAKAAIAARVNGELRDLKRPFEGDAELALVTKRDEADALELARHDFAHVLAEAVQNLYPGTQITFGPATDDGFYYDFAPAPGRGMFTEEELPEIEEEMRRIIKADKPLIREVWDREKVRQFFIDHGEAFKAEWVMELPEHEPITMYKTGKGEADWIDLCRGPHLPSTGYLDPKAFKLTRVSGAYWRGDQSNPMLSRIYGTAWLDKKQLAEHLHRLEEAAKRDHRKLGAEMDLFHLQQEAHGSVFWHPQGFKMWRALEAYMRRAIDEGGYREIKTPQLMDVKQWTRSGHWGKYAENMFAVPDIVPNVESEEEAAAPDVAEDADWMAIKPMNCPAHILVFNQGIKSYRDLPLRLYENGCCHRNEPHGALHGLMRVRQFTQDDAHIFCTEGQVVEEIHKFCRLADRIYKDFGYTYSVKLATRPEKRFGSDEMWDKAEQEMRDAVKAAGMDNEDYGWEELEGEGAFYAPKLEWHLTDAIRRTWQVGTIQSDRVLPERLDATYVGEDGEKHRPVMLHRAIFGSYERFIGMLIEHYAGKMPLWLAPTQIVVTTIVSDADDFAKEAATKLEAAGLRVETDLRNEKINYKVREHSLAKVPIIAVVGKREAEEGKVALRRLGSRDQEIVDLDAFVAMAAKEATPPDLA, translated from the coding sequence ATGACCGAGATGGTGAAGATCAGCCTGCCCGATGGCAGCGTGAAGGAAATGGACGCGGGCGCGACCCCGCATGACGTGGCCGCATCGATCGGGCCGGGACTCGCCAAGGCGGCGATCGCGGCGCGGGTGAATGGCGAATTGCGCGACCTGAAGCGTCCCTTCGAGGGCGATGCCGAATTGGCGCTCGTCACCAAGCGCGACGAGGCCGATGCCTTGGAACTGGCGCGCCACGACTTTGCGCACGTCCTCGCCGAGGCGGTGCAGAATCTCTATCCCGGCACGCAGATCACCTTCGGCCCCGCGACCGACGACGGTTTCTATTACGATTTCGCACCGGCGCCGGGCCGGGGGATGTTCACCGAAGAGGAACTGCCCGAAATCGAAGAAGAGATGCGCCGCATCATCAAGGCCGACAAGCCGCTGATCCGCGAAGTGTGGGACCGCGAGAAGGTACGCCAGTTCTTCATCGACCATGGCGAGGCGTTCAAGGCCGAATGGGTGATGGAGCTGCCCGAGCACGAGCCCATCACCATGTACAAGACCGGCAAGGGCGAAGCGGACTGGATCGACCTGTGCCGCGGGCCGCACCTGCCGAGCACCGGCTATCTCGACCCCAAGGCGTTCAAGTTGACCCGCGTGTCGGGCGCTTACTGGCGCGGCGACCAGTCGAACCCGATGCTGAGCCGCATCTACGGCACCGCCTGGCTCGACAAGAAACAGCTCGCCGAGCATCTGCATCGCCTCGAGGAGGCGGCCAAGCGCGACCATCGCAAGCTGGGCGCCGAGATGGACCTGTTCCACCTTCAGCAGGAGGCGCATGGCAGCGTTTTCTGGCATCCGCAGGGCTTCAAGATGTGGCGCGCGCTCGAGGCCTATATGCGCCGCGCCATCGACGAAGGTGGCTATCGCGAGATCAAGACCCCGCAGCTGATGGACGTCAAGCAGTGGACCCGCTCGGGCCACTGGGGGAAATATGCCGAGAATATGTTCGCGGTCCCCGATATCGTCCCGAACGTGGAGAGCGAGGAAGAGGCCGCCGCCCCCGATGTCGCCGAGGACGCCGACTGGATGGCGATCAAGCCGATGAACTGCCCGGCGCACATCCTCGTCTTCAACCAGGGCATCAAGTCGTACCGCGACTTGCCGCTCAGGCTCTACGAGAATGGCTGTTGCCACCGCAACGAGCCCCATGGCGCGCTCCACGGCCTCATGCGCGTGCGCCAGTTCACGCAGGACGATGCGCATATTTTCTGCACCGAAGGCCAGGTGGTGGAGGAGATCCACAAGTTCTGCCGCCTCGCCGACCGCATCTACAAGGACTTCGGTTATACCTATTCGGTGAAGCTGGCGACGCGCCCCGAAAAGCGCTTCGGCAGCGACGAGATGTGGGACAAGGCCGAACAGGAAATGCGCGACGCGGTGAAGGCCGCGGGCATGGACAATGAGGACTATGGCTGGGAAGAGTTGGAGGGCGAAGGTGCCTTCTACGCGCCCAAGCTCGAATGGCACCTGACCGACGCGATCAGGCGGACTTGGCAGGTCGGCACGATCCAGTCAGACCGCGTCCTGCCCGAACGCCTCGATGCGACCTATGTCGGCGAGGATGGCGAGAAGCATCGCCCCGTCATGCTCCACCGCGCCATCTTCGGTTCGTACGAGCGCTTCATCGGCATGCTCATCGAACATTATGCCGGCAAGATGCCGCTGTGGCTGGCACCGACGCAGATCGTCGTCACCACCATCGTCTCCGACGCCGACGATTTCGCCAAGGAAGCGGCGACGAAGCTCGAGGCAGCGGGGCTGCGCGTCGAGACCGACCTTCGCAACGAGAAGATCAACTACAAGGTGCGCGAGCACAGCCTTGCCAAGGTCCCGATCATCGCGGTCGTGGGCAAGCGCGAGGCCGAGGAGGGCAAGGTCGCGCTGCGTCGCCTGGGCAGCCGCGACCAGGAGATCGTCGACCTCGATGCTTTCGTGGCGATGGCCGCGAAGGAAGCCACCCCGCCCGACCTCGCCTAA
- a CDS encoding helix-turn-helix transcriptional regulator, protein MKNRLKVLRAERDWSQQALADKLGVSRQSVNAIETGKYDPSLPLAFTIAEVFDLAIEEIFDPKG, encoded by the coding sequence GTGAAGAACCGTCTGAAGGTCCTGCGCGCGGAGCGCGACTGGAGCCAGCAGGCGCTCGCCGACAAGCTCGGGGTCAGCCGCCAGAGCGTCAATGCCATCGAGACGGGCAAATACGACCCCTCGCTCCCGCTCGCCTTCACCATCGCCGAGGTCTTCGATCTCGCCATCGAAGAGATCTTCGACCCCAAGGGCTAG
- a CDS encoding alpha/beta fold hydrolase, with protein sequence MNDQPTIQHLDVEGRPIAYRHRRGKGLTYLFLPGYASDMEGGKATAIDAYAASGGRTSLRMDYSGTGSSAGDFAQGTLSRWLTEVLAVIDRLAKGPVILIGSSMGGWLALAAAVQRPDRVAGVLGLAAAPDFTDWGFSDEEKTAIATTGKLERASQYDDSVMVTHRGFLQSGLEMRLLDDPIRFNGPVRFVHGEKDKDVPAKIAAKALQKLTSPDVQLRLIKNSGHRLSEPHEIATILAELHGLDQLISQNGATA encoded by the coding sequence ATGAACGACCAGCCAACTATCCAGCACCTCGACGTCGAGGGCCGCCCGATCGCCTATCGCCACCGTCGTGGCAAAGGCCTCACCTATCTCTTCCTGCCCGGCTATGCCTCCGACATGGAGGGCGGCAAGGCCACGGCGATCGACGCCTATGCCGCCTCGGGCGGGCGCACCTCGCTGCGTATGGACTATTCGGGCACCGGCAGCTCGGCGGGCGATTTCGCGCAAGGCACGCTGTCGCGCTGGCTGACCGAGGTGCTCGCCGTCATCGACCGGCTCGCCAAGGGTCCGGTCATCCTCATCGGCTCCTCGATGGGCGGCTGGCTCGCCCTCGCCGCCGCGGTCCAGCGCCCCGACAGGGTCGCGGGCGTCCTCGGCCTCGCCGCCGCGCCCGACTTCACCGACTGGGGCTTCTCCGACGAGGAAAAGACCGCCATCGCCACCACCGGCAAACTGGAGCGAGCGAGCCAATATGACGACTCCGTCATGGTCACCCATCGCGGCTTCCTCCAGTCGGGGCTGGAGATGCGCCTCCTCGACGATCCCATCCGCTTCAACGGACCGGTCCGTTTCGTGCATGGCGAAAAGGACAAGGACGTCCCCGCCAAGATCGCCGCCAAGGCCCTGCAGAAACTGACCAGCCCCGACGTTCAGCTGCGCCTCATCAAGAATAGCGGACATCGCCTGTCCGAGCCGCACGAGATCGCGACCATCCTCGCCGAACTCCACGGCCTCGACCAGTTGATCAGCCAGAACGGAGCCACCGCCTGA
- a CDS encoding tetratricopeptide repeat protein, which translates to MHLLAALASLFLLQDAPSPALVCGTAAASENRECQAQLAVKEGRAEDAAAIFMAIAAEATNLVDTARAQAAAASLFLQAGQHEAALEAASAAAGANVLAPLQQGWTLLDKAYSLHRLERYDEANSVLASAGTLIQDDPFYWLAATQMAGEQGDYDAALTRITQAEQRAPDAPEVLYAKGEVLLARGDRDGARAAWTAAIAAMPDHPVAMMAQQAIRDHLDAPLAATSDVTPEEPAQ; encoded by the coding sequence ATGCATCTTCTCGCCGCCCTCGCCAGCCTCTTCCTCCTGCAGGACGCGCCCTCGCCCGCGCTTGTTTGCGGGACGGCGGCGGCGAGTGAAAATCGCGAATGCCAGGCCCAGCTGGCGGTGAAGGAAGGGCGCGCCGAGGATGCCGCCGCCATCTTCATGGCCATCGCCGCCGAGGCCACCAACCTCGTCGACACCGCCCGCGCGCAGGCCGCTGCCGCCTCGCTTTTCTTGCAGGCCGGACAGCATGAGGCTGCGCTCGAGGCGGCCAGCGCCGCGGCGGGCGCCAATGTGCTGGCCCCGCTGCAGCAGGGATGGACGCTGCTCGACAAGGCCTACAGTCTGCACCGGCTCGAGCGCTACGACGAGGCGAACAGCGTGCTCGCCAGCGCCGGCACGCTCATCCAGGACGATCCCTTCTACTGGCTCGCCGCGACGCAGATGGCGGGCGAACAGGGCGACTATGACGCTGCCCTCACGCGCATTACCCAGGCCGAGCAGCGCGCTCCCGATGCGCCCGAAGTGCTCTATGCCAAGGGCGAAGTGCTGCTCGCGCGCGGCGACCGCGACGGGGCCCGCGCCGCCTGGACCGCCGCCATCGCTGCCATGCCCGACCATCCGGTCGCAATGATGGCGCAGCAGGCGATCCGCGATCACCTCGATGCACCCTTGGCCGCCACTTCCGACGTCACGCCCGAGGAGCCTGCCCAATGA
- a CDS encoding VOC family protein → MTAFLHSMLRVTDPDATVAFFKLLGLEERRRKDSEQGRFTLIFLGVPGEDAEIELTHNWDGEAEDFGGGRNFGHLAFHVDDIYATCAELMAAGVTINRPPRDGRMAFVKTPDGISIELLNASGALPEQEPWASMENEGTW, encoded by the coding sequence ATGACTGCCTTCCTCCACTCCATGCTGCGCGTCACCGACCCCGATGCCACCGTCGCCTTCTTCAAGCTGCTCGGGCTGGAGGAGCGCCGCCGCAAGGACAGCGAACAGGGCCGCTTCACCCTCATCTTCCTCGGCGTGCCGGGCGAGGATGCGGAGATCGAGCTCACCCACAATTGGGACGGCGAGGCCGAAGATTTCGGCGGCGGGCGCAATTTCGGCCATCTCGCCTTCCACGTTGACGATATCTACGCGACCTGCGCCGAGCTGATGGCGGCGGGCGTCACCATCAATCGCCCGCCGCGCGACGGGCGCATGGCCTTCGTGAAGACCCCCGACGGCATCTCGATCGAATTGCTCAACGCCTCGGGCGCGTTGCCCGAACAGGAGCCTTGGGCCTCGATGGAGAATGAGGGCACATGGTAG
- the gloB gene encoding hydroxyacylglutathione hydrolase — translation MVETRAGYEIDRVGDVEIACVPAFSDNYHWLVKFGGAVAVVDPGDGAACLKAAEALGWRITHVLVTHWHPDHTGGNLAIREATGAQIFGPAPEEEKIPGLDVALGDDQLFSIEGQAITVWHVPGHTLGHIAYVFHGEDGAPGPVFCGDTLFAMGCGRLFEGTAAQMHASLQRFAALPADTPLYCAHEYTLSNGRFAVTAEPDNAAIAERLAAVEDARAQGRRTVPTTVAEERATNPFLRAADAEQLAARRTAKDNF, via the coding sequence ATGGTAGAGACCCGCGCCGGCTATGAGATCGACCGCGTCGGCGACGTGGAGATCGCCTGCGTCCCCGCGTTTAGCGACAATTACCACTGGCTGGTAAAATTCGGCGGCGCGGTCGCGGTGGTCGATCCCGGTGACGGTGCCGCCTGCCTGAAGGCCGCCGAGGCCCTGGGCTGGCGCATCACCCATGTCCTCGTCACCCACTGGCATCCCGACCATACCGGCGGCAATCTCGCCATCCGCGAGGCGACCGGCGCGCAGATATTCGGTCCCGCGCCCGAGGAAGAGAAGATCCCCGGCCTCGACGTCGCGCTCGGCGATGACCAGCTCTTCTCGATCGAGGGGCAGGCCATCACCGTCTGGCACGTCCCCGGCCATACGCTCGGCCATATCGCTTATGTTTTCCATGGCGAGGACGGAGCGCCCGGCCCCGTGTTCTGCGGCGACACGCTGTTCGCCATGGGCTGCGGCCGCCTGTTCGAGGGTACGGCGGCGCAGATGCACGCCAGCCTCCAGCGCTTCGCCGCGCTGCCCGCCGACACGCCGCTCTATTGCGCCCACGAATATACGCTGTCGAACGGCCGCTTCGCCGTCACCGCCGAGCCCGACAATGCGGCGATCGCCGAGCGCCTCGCCGCTGTCGAGGACGCCCGCGCCCAAGGCCGCCGCACCGTGCCCACCACCGTCGCCGAGGAACGGGCCACCAACCCCTTCCTGCGCGCCGCCGATGCCGAGCAACTTGCTGCCCGCCGCACCGCCAAGGACAATTTCTAA
- a CDS encoding AMP-dependent synthetase/ligase has product MSRKTELEHFPNLVTMFFTRSREKGDAPFLWSKKNGEWTSISWAKAAQMVAGLAQGLRDLGMQEGDRVMLVSENRPEWLIADLAIMAAGCVTVPTYTTNTTRDHQHILGNSDARAVIVSTQKLAEPLIPAVLFASECHHIISIDDIITGQSPDVAKFHYWDEIVATEADLESFEEEARQKTRGDLACLIYTSGTGGAPRGVMQHHGMILHNVEGCVDVIANDFGWDEERFLSFLPASHAYEHTGGQHFPIGLGAEIYYAEGLEKLAANIEEVKPTIMVVVPRLFEMLRAKMLKTIEKEGGLAAYLLRRALQIEEKRYHGRSSLFDVPMDALLSKTLRKKVRDKFGGRMKAMVSGGAPLNPEVGLFFQAMGLTMLQGYGQTESGPVISCNRPSAGLRMDTVGPPLKNTEVRIAEDGEICVRGELVMAGYWRNRDDTAKVLDEEGWLLTGDVGHLDEKGRIKITDRKKDLIVLDKGDNVAPQRIEGILTLQPEVGQAMVYGDRRPYIVALLVPDAEATRGMDDAAVKKALSAAVDRVNKDLSVIEKVRRFIIADEPFTVDNEMLTPKQSIRRHKINAAYEDRLGKLYKG; this is encoded by the coding sequence ATGAGCAGAAAAACCGAACTCGAACATTTCCCCAATTTGGTGACGATGTTCTTCACGCGCTCGCGCGAGAAGGGCGATGCGCCGTTCCTCTGGTCCAAGAAGAATGGCGAGTGGACCTCGATCAGCTGGGCGAAGGCCGCGCAGATGGTGGCGGGCCTCGCGCAAGGGCTGCGCGATCTCGGGATGCAGGAAGGCGACCGCGTCATGCTGGTCAGCGAGAACCGGCCCGAATGGCTAATCGCCGACCTCGCCATCATGGCGGCAGGCTGCGTGACCGTGCCGACCTACACCACCAACACGACGCGCGACCACCAGCATATCCTCGGCAATTCGGACGCGCGTGCGGTGATCGTGTCGACGCAGAAGCTGGCCGAGCCGCTCATTCCCGCGGTGCTGTTCGCGAGCGAATGCCATCATATCATCTCGATCGACGACATCATCACCGGCCAGTCGCCCGACGTCGCCAAATTCCACTATTGGGACGAGATCGTCGCCACCGAGGCCGACCTTGAATCCTTCGAGGAAGAAGCGCGGCAGAAGACGCGCGGCGACCTCGCCTGCCTCATCTACACTTCGGGAACGGGCGGTGCGCCGCGCGGCGTGATGCAGCATCACGGCATGATCCTCCACAATGTGGAAGGCTGCGTCGACGTCATCGCTAATGATTTCGGCTGGGACGAGGAGCGTTTCCTGTCCTTCCTGCCCGCGAGCCATGCCTATGAGCATACCGGCGGGCAGCATTTCCCGATCGGGCTGGGCGCGGAAATCTATTATGCCGAAGGGCTCGAGAAGCTCGCCGCCAATATCGAGGAAGTGAAGCCCACGATCATGGTCGTGGTGCCGCGCCTGTTCGAGATGCTGCGCGCCAAGATGCTCAAGACCATCGAGAAGGAAGGCGGGTTGGCGGCCTATCTGCTGCGCCGTGCGCTGCAGATCGAGGAAAAGCGCTATCACGGGCGCTCGAGCCTGTTCGACGTGCCGATGGATGCGCTGCTGTCGAAGACGCTGCGCAAGAAGGTGCGCGACAAGTTCGGTGGGCGGATGAAGGCGATGGTGTCGGGCGGTGCGCCGCTCAATCCCGAGGTCGGGCTGTTTTTCCAGGCGATGGGATTGACCATGCTCCAGGGCTATGGCCAGACCGAGAGCGGACCAGTGATCAGCTGCAATCGGCCCTCGGCGGGGCTGCGGATGGACACGGTCGGGCCGCCCTTGAAGAACACCGAGGTCAGGATCGCCGAGGATGGCGAGATTTGCGTGCGCGGCGAGCTGGTAATGGCGGGCTATTGGCGCAACCGCGACGATACCGCCAAGGTGCTCGACGAGGAAGGCTGGCTGCTGACCGGCGATGTCGGCCATCTCGACGAGAAGGGCCGGATCAAGATCACCGACCGCAAGAAGGACCTCATCGTGCTGGACAAGGGCGACAATGTCGCGCCGCAGCGGATCGAGGGCATCCTGACGTTGCAGCCCGAGGTGGGCCAAGCGATGGTCTATGGCGATCGCCGTCCTTACATCGTCGCGCTGCTGGTGCCCGATGCGGAGGCGACGCGCGGCATGGACGATGCGGCGGTGAAGAAAGCGCTTTCGGCGGCGGTCGACCGGGTCAACAAGGATCTCAGCGTCATCGAAAAGGTACGCCGTTTCATCATCGCCGACGAGCCTTTCACCGTCGACAACGAGATGCTCACGCCCAAGCAGTCGATCCGGCGACACAAGATCAACGCCGCTTATGAGGACCGGCTGGGCAAGCTCTATAAGGGTTGA
- the ggt gene encoding gamma-glutamyltransferase yields MLRSLFPVTALLLASCSTPRSAPEIAPPALFEGAVSSAEPRATAAGEAMLAKGGSATDAALAVLVALTVVEPQSSGIGGGGFMVRSDLSGNVVTYDGRETAPAAAGPDWFLGEDGEPLPFSSVVPGGRSVGVPGNVALMALAHEEHGRLAWAELFEPAIRLARGGFPMTKRLHDMLERETDELLGDAGGVASVDAASRAIFYGPDGKPWPVGTMLRNPVLADTLEAIAAGGREAFYRGPNAAGIATRVSRAPIAPAPMTIADLAAYEAKERAPVCGAYRGHRVCSMGPPSSGATTLLQILGMLERFDLAALGPDSPDFWHLFAEATRLAFADRGAYLGDSDFVDVPVAGMIDPAYLRMRGRLINPEAAMAQAPVGNPEGARAMAMHVGPVEQGTSHFAVADAYGNVVSLTSTIEGPFGSGLMVGGYFLNNEMTDFSFAPVGEDGRPVANAVAAGKRPRSSMSPAIVFAKDGSPWLGVGAAGGPTIITQTAKNIIAAVDFGMGMQAAIALPNVYAPGNVLFVEQAEGAEALAAALRAKGHENVRVIPSRFKANAVERVGDRWVAAFDPRTQKDVTGEGAR; encoded by the coding sequence ATGCTGCGCTCCCTTTTTCCCGTGACCGCCCTGCTGCTCGCCTCGTGCAGCACGCCCCGATCGGCGCCCGAGATCGCCCCGCCCGCGCTGTTCGAGGGCGCCGTGTCCTCGGCCGAACCGCGCGCGACGGCGGCGGGCGAGGCGATGCTGGCCAAGGGCGGAAGCGCGACCGATGCGGCGCTTGCGGTGCTGGTCGCGCTGACCGTGGTCGAGCCGCAAAGCTCGGGCATCGGCGGCGGCGGCTTCATGGTGAGGAGCGACCTTTCCGGCAATGTCGTCACTTATGACGGGCGCGAGACGGCGCCGGCGGCGGCGGGTCCCGATTGGTTCCTCGGCGAGGATGGCGAGCCGCTGCCCTTTTCCAGCGTCGTGCCCGGCGGGCGCAGCGTCGGGGTGCCGGGCAATGTCGCGCTGATGGCGCTGGCGCATGAAGAACATGGGCGGCTCGCCTGGGCCGAGCTGTTCGAGCCCGCGATCCGTCTCGCGCGGGGTGGCTTCCCGATGACGAAACGGCTCCATGACATGCTCGAGCGCGAGACCGACGAGTTGCTCGGCGATGCGGGCGGGGTGGCGAGCGTCGATGCGGCGAGCCGCGCGATCTTCTACGGCCCCGACGGCAAGCCGTGGCCGGTGGGGACGATGCTGCGCAACCCGGTGCTCGCCGATACGCTGGAAGCCATTGCGGCGGGCGGGCGTGAGGCCTTCTATCGCGGCCCCAATGCGGCGGGAATCGCGACGCGGGTGAGCCGCGCGCCGATCGCGCCCGCACCGATGACCATCGCCGACCTCGCTGCTTATGAGGCCAAGGAGCGCGCCCCGGTGTGCGGCGCCTATCGCGGGCATCGCGTCTGTTCGATGGGGCCGCCGTCCTCGGGGGCGACGACATTGCTTCAGATCCTCGGGATGCTCGAGCGGTTCGACCTTGCCGCGCTGGGCCCCGACAGCCCCGACTTCTGGCACCTGTTCGCCGAAGCTACGCGCCTCGCCTTTGCCGATCGCGGCGCTTATCTCGGCGACAGCGATTTCGTCGACGTGCCGGTCGCGGGGATGATCGACCCCGCCTATCTTCGGATGCGCGGCCGCCTCATCAACCCTGAGGCGGCGATGGCGCAAGCGCCGGTCGGCAACCCCGAGGGCGCCCGGGCGATGGCGATGCATGTCGGGCCGGTCGAACAGGGCACCAGCCATTTCGCGGTCGCCGATGCCTATGGCAATGTCGTCTCGCTGACCTCGACGATCGAAGGGCCGTTCGGCTCGGGGCTGATGGTGGGGGGCTATTTCCTCAATAACGAGATGACCGATTTCAGCTTCGCGCCGGTCGGCGAGGACGGCCGGCCGGTGGCCAATGCGGTCGCGGCGGGCAAGCGACCGCGCAGCTCGATGAGCCCGGCCATCGTCTTTGCCAAGGACGGGTCGCCGTGGCTCGGCGTCGGCGCGGCGGGCGGTCCGACGATCATCACCCAGACCGCCAAGAATATCATCGCGGCGGTGGATTTCGGCATGGGAATGCAGGCGGCCATCGCGTTGCCCAATGTCTATGCGCCGGGCAATGTCCTGTTCGTCGAACAGGCCGAGGGAGCCGAGGCGCTCGCCGCCGCGTTGCGGGCCAAGGGTCATGAAAATGTTCGCGTGATCCCCTCGCGCTTCAAGGCCAATGCGGTCGAACGGGTCGGCGACCGCTGGGTCGCGGCCTTCGATCCGCGCACACAGAAGGATGTCACCGGAGAGGGTGCCCGATAG
- a CDS encoding quinone-dependent dihydroorotate dehydrogenase, which translates to MLYGLTRPFIFRLDAEKAHRLTIRALRLLPKKPVPKLAPILAQEVAGLHFPGPIGLAAGFDKNGEVPDAMLGFGFGFVEVGTVTPMPQEGNAKPRLFRLAEDRAVINRMGFNNEGQDKVRGRVSHRKYRRGIMGVNIGANKDSADRIADYRRGVVSMSPYADYLTVNISSPNTPGLRQLQSPKALKELLTTVRETRGAEGPPIFLKVAPDLAEDDPKRIARVAIQTGIDGIIVSNTTIDRPDSLRSAHAGEAGGLSGRPLKDKSLEALRAFAKETKGKIPLIAAGGIETVDDVWDRLRAGASLVQIYSALVYEGPGLAMRLNGQLAKRLEAEGVANIADIVGTE; encoded by the coding sequence ATGCTCTACGGTCTCACCCGCCCGTTCATTTTCCGCCTGGATGCCGAAAAGGCGCATAGGCTGACCATCCGTGCGCTCCGGCTCCTGCCGAAGAAGCCGGTGCCCAAACTGGCACCCATTCTCGCGCAGGAGGTGGCGGGGCTGCATTTTCCGGGGCCGATCGGGCTGGCGGCGGGCTTCGACAAGAATGGCGAGGTGCCCGATGCCATGCTCGGTTTCGGCTTCGGCTTCGTCGAAGTGGGGACGGTCACGCCGATGCCGCAGGAGGGCAATGCGAAGCCGCGGCTGTTCCGGCTGGCCGAGGACCGCGCGGTGATCAACCGCATGGGGTTCAACAATGAGGGCCAGGACAAGGTGCGCGGTCGGGTCAGCCATCGCAAGTATCGGCGCGGCATCATGGGCGTGAACATTGGCGCCAACAAGGACAGCGCGGACCGCATCGCCGATTATCGTCGCGGCGTCGTGTCCATGTCGCCCTATGCCGATTATCTGACCGTCAACATCTCCTCGCCCAACACGCCGGGGCTTCGGCAATTGCAGAGCCCCAAGGCGCTGAAGGAACTGCTGACGACCGTGCGCGAGACGCGCGGCGCCGAGGGGCCGCCCATCTTCCTAAAGGTGGCGCCCGACCTCGCCGAGGACGATCCCAAGCGGATCGCGCGGGTGGCGATCCAGACGGGGATCGACGGCATCATCGTGTCGAACACCACGATCGACCGACCCGATAGCCTTCGTTCGGCGCATGCGGGAGAGGCGGGCGGCCTGTCGGGACGACCGCTGAAGGACAAGTCGCTGGAGGCGCTGAGAGCCTTTGCCAAGGAGACCAAGGGCAAGATCCCGCTGATCGCGGCGGGCGGCATCGAGACGGTCGACGACGTGTGGGACCGGCTGCGCGCGGGGGCGAGCCTGGTCCAGATCTATTCGGCGCTGGTCTATGAAGGGCCGGGGCTCGCCATGCGACTGAACGGCCAGCTCGCCAAGCGGCTCGAGGCCGAGGGCGTCGCGAACATTGCCGATATCGTCGGAACCGAGTAG
- a CDS encoding SUF system Fe-S cluster assembly regulator: MRLTHLADYAVVMMTAAARRPGERLSASALSEETGVPLPTAQKLMQALGRAGLLEGQRGAGGGYRLARAAQAISLADIIEAVEGPIAMTQCSDGATDCALDTHCRVKPHMGLVGQKVRGALQDVTLEELSI, from the coding sequence ATGCGCCTGACCCACCTTGCCGATTATGCGGTCGTCATGATGACCGCCGCCGCCCGTCGCCCGGGCGAACGGCTGAGTGCGTCCGCCCTCTCGGAGGAAACCGGCGTCCCGCTGCCCACCGCGCAAAAGTTGATGCAGGCATTGGGCCGCGCCGGCCTCCTCGAAGGGCAGCGCGGCGCGGGCGGCGGCTATCGCCTCGCGCGGGCGGCACAGGCGATCAGCCTCGCCGACATCATCGAGGCGGTCGAGGGCCCGATCGCCATGACCCAATGTTCGGACGGCGCGACCGACTGCGCCCTCGACACGCATTGCCGGGTCAAGCCGCACATGGGCCTCGTCGGCCAGAAGGTCCGCGGCGCGCTGCAGGACGTCACCCTCGAAGAATTGAGCATCTGA